A DNA window from Naumovozyma dairenensis CBS 421 chromosome 8, complete genome contains the following coding sequences:
- the SHS1 gene encoding septin SHS1 (similar to Saccharomyces cerevisiae SHS1 (YDL225W); ancestral locus Anc_2.51), which produces MQNNNSPVPPPSLFRRKKENRRGITYTMMLCGNSGTGKTTFANNLLESNIFPHQFSHSEYMDNANSLSSKVKIIQPTKVVSFNSKDGIPTYMAEFDPQRSALESGITITSTSLEITSASDDTENAYVSIDDDIISFNLINTYGINENLDDSLIFNEITSYLEQQFDIVLAEETRIRRNPRFEDTRVHIALYFIEPTGHGLREIDIELMKRISRYTNVLPIISKADSFTKDELKQFKKIIMNDVERFNVPIYKFEIDPDDDDLEAIEENRTLAALQPFSIVVSDVKNKEGKYIREYPWGTVSIDEDNDVSDLNILKNVLFGSHLQEFKDTTQNLLYENYRVEKLSTVSKNEPSSQSSNTPNDNDRLNTNDAMLKRQSAAPSLSNFASLVNTGHFNSQQSLNMNTVDLPVTPSLNHSRNNIKEEDMDSSSDHYYEHQAKREIEEGDSPIKQMSHDIKQGNEEIIRNIKIESSSPRIPAKGDGLNDIAERSKLRNISETVPYVLRHERILARQQKLEELEAQSAKELTKRIQELEKKAHDLKLREKLLKQQHKNGSSSSLLSQSRIKKDDTMTDLASILSKDQ; this is translated from the coding sequence AtgcaaaataataacagtcCAGTACCTCCACCAAGTTTATTCCGGAGGAAGAAAGAGAATAGACGTGGTATCACATATACTATGATGCTTTGTGGGAACTCCGGTACCGGTAAAACCACTTTTGCTAATAACTTATTAGAATCCAATATTTTCCCGCATCAATTCAGCCATTCCGAATATATGGACAATGctaattcattatcttccAAAGTGAAGATCATTCAACCAACAAAAGTagtatcatttaattcCAAAGATGGTATCCCTACATATATGGCTGAATTTGATCCACAACGTTCTGCATTGGAATCAGGTATCACGATAACTTCCACTTCTCTGGAAATCACTAGTGCTTCTGATGATACTGAAAATGCGTACGTTTCAATTGATGACGATATcatatcatttaatttaataaatacaTATGGTATTAACGAAAATTTAGATGACTCATTGatattcaatgaaataacATCATATCTAGAACAACAATTTGATATAGTTCTGGCAGAGGAAacaagaattagaagaaatcCAAGATTTGAAGATACAAGAGTTCATATCGCActatatttcattgaacCTACAGGTCATGGTTTAAGAGAAATAGATATCGAATTAATGAAACGTATCTCACGTTATACAAATGTGTTACCAATCATATCCAAAGCAGATTCATTTACTAAGgatgaattgaaacaatttaaaaaaataataatgaatgatGTCGAAAGATTTAATGTCCCTATctataaatttgaaattgacccagatgatgatgatttagaagcaattgaagaaaatagaaCATTGGCTGCTTTGCAACCTTTCTCCATCGTCGTATCAGATGtcaaaaacaaagaagGTAAATATATTAGAGAATACCCCTGGGGTACAGTAAGTATTGACGAAGATAATGATGTCTCTGATCTAAAcatcttgaaaaatgttttatttGGCTCTCATTTACAAGAATTCAAAGACACTACTCAGAATTTATTGTATGAAAATTATAGAGTGGAGAAATTATCTACAGTCTCCAAGAATGAACCCTCGAGTCAATCATCAAATACCCCAAATGATAACGATAGACTCAATACGAATGATGCAATGTTGAAAAGACAATCTGCTGCTCCAAGTTTAAGTAATTTCGCCTCATTAGTGAACACAGGGCATTTTAATTCTCAACAAAGTTTAAATATGAATACTGTAGATTTACCAGTTACTCCGAGTTTGAATCATTCgagaaataatatcaaagaagaagatatggACTCATCATCAgatcattattatgaaCATCAGGCCAAAAGGGAAATCGAAGAAGGTGATTCCCCAATCAAGCAAATGTCTCATGATATTAAACAAGGAAACGAAGAAATTATAAGGAACATTAAGATAGAGTCATCATCACCAAGAATCCCAGCGAAAGGAGATGGATTGAACGATATTGCAGAGAGATCtaaattaagaaatatttcagAGACGGTCCCATATGTGTTGAGACATGAACGTATATTAGCAAGACAAcaaaaattagaagaattagaagcACAATCTGCAAAGGAATTAACTAAAAGGATTCAAGAATTGGAGAAAAAGGCTCATGATTTAAAACTAAGAGAAAAATTACTGAAACAACAGCACAAAAATggttcatcatcttcactGTTATCACAAAGTAGGATAAAGAAAGATGATACAATGACAGATTTGGCTTCAATACTTTCTAAAGACCAATGA
- the NDAI0H03870 gene encoding uncharacterized protein (similar to Saccharomyces cerevisiae GCR2 (YNL199C); ancestral locus Anc_2.50): MDDLDFTDIVNKPPLNVYQTHRSLLDVFVINCYQLLTQNSIINTSSLFNSSTPPAQNSIVITPLSNTTDVPSSSSNNMDIGLSSSAALNGESMNASPITLELLPKMKQDLPQIFMMMSQIYNAMVSTVATLNTSPKSGFELFQRFQQIIKELELSFEVSPYNRYFNKLDERNYSIKERLQLQDDELFQKTTSYISTVYDLQKSTLYSKYACKNNNQTKQLPRKIANTNVGATKTFTTTATTINNTNIHNTNTSSLPTKNYKNRSRKDTIIQNNKINKPGKSNWRQQQISTTNYNNNDNILFNPMKNAQPNLSLDSTIPIGTLDPSLLDVPFSKKSQALQQDFMNSKAINGYYTQPTSPGGLNLNFGDVVNDPSFLENNTRNNDNTNNAINLISNGNITTNIAPDDILKRRSLGTLDVCNLDETTVEEFLQLTNDSKKNQRTENDLANTGQNNKSNNNNNNNTDESNTNSANTGNVISEPSSSNKIDKTTSMLVGSFNVEPNCNTASLDNNNEKGNNRDYIRISGMNSNDQLGLSIQPSIQTGAHLEIYIQALKNSYGKAVQEKDNRIAHLQQELENERQEAQWLRRVLIEDMAYIKGDLNNIKK; the protein is encoded by the coding sequence ATGGATGATTTAGATTTCACAGATATTGTGAATAAACCTCCACTTAATGTTTATCAAACACACCGATCTCTATTGGACGTCTTTGTCATCAATTGTTACCAGCTATTGACCCagaattcaattataaatacgtcttcattattcaattcttcaacCCCACCTGCACAAAATTCTATAGTTATTACACCGCTATCAAATACTACAGATGTACCaagtagtagtagtaataatatgGACATTGGTTTAAGTTCATCTGCTGCATTAAATGGTGAATCAATGAATGCGAGTCCTATTACACTTGAATTACTTCCGAAAATGAAGCAAGATCTCCCACAAATCTTCATGATGATGTCTCAAATTTATAATGCAATGGTATCAACAGTTGCTACACTAAACACATCACCTAAATCAGGATTTGAACTTTTTCAACGATTCCAACAGATTATCaaagaattggaattaAGTTTCGAAGTAAGCCCTTATAATCGTTATTTTAATAAACTAGATGAAAGGAATTATAGCATTAAGGAGCGATTGCAGTTACaggatgatgaattattccAAAAGACTACCTCGTACATATCAACCGTTtatgatttacaaaaaagtACATTATACTCTAAATATGCTTgtaagaataataatcaaaCGAAGCAATTGCCGAGGAAGATTGCAAATACAAACGTAGGTGCAACAAAAACTTTTACAACTACCGCCACGActattaataatactaatattcataatactaatactaGTTCTTTACCAACgaagaattacaagaacCGAAGTCGAAAGGATACGataatacaaaataataaaataaacaagCCCGGTAAATCTAATTGGAGGCAGCAGCAAATAAGTACTACCaactataataataatgataacatTCTTTTTAATCCCATGAAGAATGCCCAACCTAATCTGTCATTGGATTCCACGATTCCCATCGGAACGTTGGATCCATCTCTGCTAGATGTACCGTTTTCTAAGAAGTCACAGGCATTACAGCAAGATTTTATGAACTCAAAAGCAATAAATGGTTATTATACACAACCTACTAGTCCCGGTGGATTAAATCTTAATTTTGGTGATGTTGTAAATGATCCCtcttttttggaaaataatactcgcaataatgacaatactaataatgctatcaatttaatatcaaatGGAAACATTACCACTAATATAGCCCCTGATGACATTTTGAAACGAAGATCATTAGGTACGTTAGATGTCTGCAATTTAGATGAAACGACGGTGGAAGAATTTTTGCAATTAACAAATGATagcaaaaaaaatcaaagaacAGAAAACGACCTTGCAAATACTGGTCAGAATAATAagagtaataataataataataataatacagaCGAGAGTAATACGAATAGTGCAAATACTGGCAATGTTATTAGTGAGCCTTCAAGTTCAAACAAAATTGATAAGACAACATCTATGTTGGTTGGTTCCTTCAATGTAGAGCCTAATTGCAACACAGCTTCccttgataataataatgagaaaGGTAATAACCGCGATTATATCCGTATATCCGGGATGAATTCCAATGATCAATTAGGACTGTCAATACAACCTTCTATACAGACAGGAGCTCACTTAGAGATATACATACAGGCGTTAAAAAACTCATATGGTAAAGCTGTTCAAGAAAAGGATAATAGAATAGCACATTTACaacaagaattagaaaatgaacGACAAGAAGCACAATGGTTAAGGAGGGTGCTCATTGAAGATATGGCATATATAAAAGgtgatttaaataatattaagaaatag